In Candidatus Contubernalis alkalaceticus, the genomic window GCCAGTACCAGATCCTTCCAGACCATGGACACCCTAATCTGAACAGGGGTCATGCCCAGTGCTTTATATATTCCAAAGCTTTTCTTATGGCTGAAAATGCTCATAAGGTTTGCATTAAAGCTTATGATGAAGGCAACGGTCATAAAGATGATACTTAACATTAATGCTACCAGTGCCATGTTGGAGGTAATGGACGAAATATTAATTTCCCCACTTTCGTAAACAGACCTGATGCTGAATGAATCGTCAAATATCTTTTTCATGTCACCAACGAAAAGGTCAATATCATTTCCCTCTTTTAACTTTACAGAGTAGCTGCCTGACCGGAAATCCGGGCTGCTCTTCTGAACCGCCTTTTCCTGTATCCTGAAACCCCATCCCATGGCGTTCATGGACTGATAAATGCCGGTTACCAGGTATGTTCCCTTTTCGCCTTCTATATACAGGTCTATGAAATCTCCTACATTTTTGTTATATCTCCGGGCTGTCAAGTATGAGATAGAAACTTCATTATCTTGTTCCGGACTTCTACCCTCCAGGTTTAAAAGGCCGATGGAATCCATATCCCCATCATAGGTGAAAGCTATAACATTTGTAGAAATCTCCCCTGACTGTGCCGCAGCAGCAGCGTTTATAATGACGCTGTAGGGTACTGCTGCCTTTACCCGGTCATCAGCATACAGGGTTTTAAGCACCTGTTCATTAGAAACATGGTGTGAGCCGGTGTCCTGGGAAATCAAGACTTCGGAGTCATCAAAACCCCAGAATGCCAGGTTTTTATCCATATTCTTCACAGAATTGTAAGTGTTTATAGAGAATACCAGGACAAAAGCCATCACTGCTGCGGATACAATGGTAAATACGGCATCCCTCTTCCCGGCAGCAATATTTTTTATTCCCAGCAGCAGGGAAAGGGGCATTCTCATACATGTGGTAATATTGAATCTTTTTCCGGATGCAGTATTTTTCGAAGGGGCAGCATTCCGTATGGCCTCTGCCGGCTTAATGCCCCCCGCTTTGGATGAACTGACATAGGATGCCAGGAATACAACAATCAGCATCACGGCTGAGGTCAAAATGCCTGGATTGATAAATGAAATGTTGAGCTGTGACGTGCCCAGGCTTTTAATCATCTGCGACATGATGCCATTAACCACCGGTTTACTGAATAAAATTCCCGGAGGGACAAAAATGGCGGCCAGGAACAAATACTGCAGGGAATAAATCCTTTTTACCTCCCGGGCTGAAAATCCCTGGGATTTTAAAATCCCGATAACTTTATAATCAGAAATCACCGCGTTAGAGATGGTAAAGGCGATAACAAATACGGAAACCAAAATGATGATGATGGAAAATAGAAGCATAATGATTCCAATGATACTTTGTATCACGCTGTAAAAATATTCTATGGATTCATAATCAAATACAAAGCCGAAAAAGGGTGTTCCCAGGTAATCTTCAAATTCTGTCCAAAGAGTGCTGAATGAAGAATAATCAAAGAGTCTAATACCGATCATTGCATCCATGTCCTGTGCATCCAGTAAGTTTTCTGTCAACATGCCGTTGTAGGCCCATATCCGAACAGGATTCATCATGCTGGCGCTGTACTGCGGATCCACCACAACAGCAGATACCTCAAAACTCTTCATTTGTCCATTAATATGAATTTCCAACTCATCTCCCGGTTTTATTCCCCAGGAATAGGCAAAACCGGTGGGAATCCAAAGTTCATTTTTGCCGGGGGCATCTTTGGTTTCTCCCTCAACCACGGTCAGTTTGTCCTGGGTCATGGCCATACCCGGGTGTTCGGTCACGATCAGGTCTCCAACGGATTGTGATTTTCCATTATGATTAATGCTTTCTCCGGTCATGTAATAGTCCATCACATGGACCCCTTCAACAAACTCACTGGTTTCCCACCACCGGGCAATCTGGTGGTCATCGTGTATCCTGCCCCGGAGCTGCAGGGTTATATGAGAACCGTTCTGCTGCTCAAACATTTCATGGAAAGGATTTTTCAGGTTTTCCAGAATTCCAACGGATGCAGACAGCAGCAGCGCTGAAAGCAGGAGGGTAAACCCGATTAACAGGGACTGGTTTTTCCGTTTTCTCAAATTCGCAGTGGACATCATGAATATGCTTCTCACGTTACCACCCCTTCTCTGTAAGATACCGGAATATCTCTTTTTCTCTTTGTTCACTGTCGTTCTTGCTGTATTTCTCTAACTTCAGGTCTCCACCGATTTTACCGTCTTTGATAAAAAGTATTCTATCTGCCCTGCAGGCTGCCTTAATATCATGGGTTACCATAACAATAGTCTGTCCTTCTGTGTTGATATCGGTGAGGATATCCAGCACATTTTGGCTTTGCTGAGAATTGAGGCTTCCTGTAGGCTCATCGGCAAAAAGCACCGTAGGCGAGTTAATCAACCCCCTGGCTATGGCGGCCCTCTGCTGCTGTCCCCCCGAAACCTGAGAAGGCAGCCTTTGAGCTTCCTGTTCCAAACCCATCACGGCCAGAAGCTCTTTTGTTTTTTCGTTTACCTGTTTCCGGTTGCTGGAAACCAGGTACCCGGAAATAGCTATATTTTCAAAAAGCGTTAGATTGGGGACCAGGTTGATGGCCTGGAAAATAAAGCCTATACTTTTACGTCTGAATTCTGCCGTTTTCTTTTCATCCATCAAATCCACCCGGGATCCCTGGAAGCTTACTTCACCGGCGGTTACGGAATCGATACCGCTCAGGAGATACAAGAGTGTGGATTTGCCGGACCCGGAACTTCCCATGATCACCGTAAAATCCTGCCGGTATATTTCCAGGTTGATATTCCGTATAGCATGGAATTGAATCCCGTCACTAACGTAGGTTTTACACAAATCTTTTGTACTGAGAATGACATTTTGCATAAACTATTCCTCCCTCTTGTGGTTATTTTACCTGCTAATTATGGTCACTACAGCCGAATTATTAAAAGGCGGATTCATACCGACAGCCTGTGAAATACGGCAGTATTGGTTTTAATACGGTACGGCGGATATGTTGAATCAGCTTAAGTCATTTTTCGTGGTTACCTGTTGTGACTCTACTATCATGTTAAACGGAAAATCTTTTTAAGCCCTTATAAACTTATTAAGAATTTATTAACTCACGTCTTGTTATCAGAGAAGTGATAGTTTTTAAATAGCATCAGAAAAAGCCGGAATTTCAATCCGGCTTCAAGGAATTATACAAAGGAATTATACTTTTGACAGGGTAAAGCAGAAGGTGCTTCCTTCGTTCAGCCTGCTTTCAACCCAGATACTTCCCCCATGCTGTTCAATGATGTACTTACAGATGGAAAGCCCCAACCCGGAACCTTCAAAGTCCCTGTTTCGGAACTTTTGGCCCCGGTAGAAACTGTCAAATATATGGGGCAGATCCTCTTGAGAAACGCCAAAACCGGTATCTTTAATAGAGATTTTAATAAATTCCTCTTGATTTTCAGCAGTGAAGGTAATATTTCCCCCTTCGGAGGTGTATTTATTGGCATTCTGTACTAAATTTATAATTACCTGTTCTATCCGGGATTCATCAACATTTATCAACACATCGGGAATTTCCCCTTCTATGCAAAAAGAGACGGGGCTGTTATCAAACTGCACTATAATGGGTTCAAGAATATCCTCTAAAAATTTTTTACTGTATAGTTCCTGTTTATTAATGCGCAGCTGGCCTAGTTCCTGGAGGGAATGCTGGAACAGGTCATCGATCAGGCTTACCAGGCTGTCGGTTTTTTTATCTATTACCGACAGGTACTTGTCCACCATGGAGGGGTCTTTTGCCACCCCTTTTTTCAGGCCTTCCACGTATGCTTTTATGGAAGCAATGGGCGTTCTCAAGTCATGAGATATTTTTGTGACCAATTCCCTGCGGGATTTTTCATACCGGGATTGTCTTTCCAGGGAGTCCTTTAGTTCCAATCTCATAATATCAAAGGACCGGCAGAATTTTCCCAGTTCGTTGTCTTCCAAATAATTTATTTGGCCCTCAAGGTTTCCGCGGGAAATTTCATTAACGGCCGTGTTGAGCCTTTGGATAGGCAGGTGATAAAGCCTGTTAACCCTTCGATATAAAATAAGAGCGGCAAAAAATACTGCGGCCAGGAGTATAAAGACAGGAAGCAGCAGCAGGGCTTTCATGTGGAACTCACTTTGGTTTAAAACCAGGTGTTGAGGAAGCGTAAAAACAGCGCTGGCTTCCAGATGCCCTCCTACCACCAGGGGAAAAGCAAACCTGACCAGACCGTCTTCCAGGGTTGAAAAACTGGCATCGTAGTGAACCTGCGACTTGATGTCCAGGATAATATGACTGTCATAGGCCAGTTCATTCTCTGAGTCAAAAACCAGCCTTCCCCAGTTGTCGATGATTTCCAAACGGGCATTCATTTCATCTATATCAGAAAGAATCCGTGGGGCAAAAAGGTCAAAGTCCGAAACATTGTGGTAATTATTTTCCGCTTCATTCATTATGCCGTTGGTCAGCAGCCTTGCCTGGTTAAAAGTGTACATGCTGTTCTGGTTTACCAAAATATTGGATAATAAAAGGTAAGAGGCTGTTAATACTATCAATGAAAAAAGCAAATAGATGGCTAATAGCCGCAGTGGTTTCTTCATGATTTCCATGTCTATTCCTCTTCATCAAAGTCGAATTTGTAGCCAACGCCCCAAACAGTCTTTATGTATTTTGGCCTGGAGGGGTCTTCCTCTATCTTTTCACGGATTTTTCGGATATGCACTGTGATGGTATTGATATCGCCAAACTCATCATAACCCCAAATCTGGTTGTAAAGCTGTTCCCGGTTGAAAACCTGTTTGGGATGTTGTGCCAGGTAATTAAGTAGTTCAAATTCCTTGGCGGCCAGCTCTACTTTTGAGTTCTTTACGTGCACTGAATAAGAACTGCTGTTAATGATGAGATTGCCAATCTTATGCAGTGGGGAATCCTTGTAGACATTAGAAAGATGCATAAACCTTCTTAACTGGGCCTTAACTCTGGCTACCACCTCTGTGGGGCTGAAGGGCTTGGTAATGTAATCGTCTGCGCCCAATCCCAGGCCCAGAATTTTATCGATATCCGTACTTTTAGAGCTGAGCATGAGAATAGGTATGTTGGATTTGGAGCGGATAATCCTGCAGACCTCCATCCCGTCAATATTCGGCATCATGATATCCAGAATTACCAGTTGAGGTTGAAATTTATGAAATTGTTCCAGGGCCTCCTCTCCATTGAAGGCCAGGCAGGTTTTAAAACCCTCTTGATTCAGGTAATCTCGGAGGATTTCTGCCAGTTCAACTTCATCATCCACAATCAAGATTTTTTCATTGCTCATACTTACTCTCACTCCCGGCACATTATGTCCACCTCTTACATTATAACACTATACATTCGTGTCAGAAAACCATGGAAATATTTTGTACACAAAAAAGTACAGCCGACTCCATATGTAACAGATATTGAACAGTATTTTATCACAAGGAAAAATGCGCTGGATTATCAGTACGGTGGGAAGAAGGTTTCCTATGAGGAGTTTATGGAGATTTCTGAGAAAAGTACACTGAGAATGGAATTTATTAACGGCGAGATTTATTTACTGGCCCGGTACGGTCTTCTGCTAACTATCGGATTTAAATTTTCAGGATTATTAAGTATAGCGATTAAAGAGATAAACTCTTAAAATAAAGGATTAATTGATTTAAAATTTCAGTAAGAGAGGTATTACCAGGGAGACCTTTGATAAGTTATGCTCTCCGGTAGTTAGTTTTCCTTATAGATTTCTCTGATACGATTTACGACAGATTCTTTTTGTACTTGCTTTTCCATCTTCTTTTTTATCTCTAATAATTCTTCTGAATACAATTCTTTTTTTAAAGCACTTTCAAGTCGATTAATGATAGCTCGTTCATTTAAATTCTTAATATGAATAGGCTTTGAAGCTATTCCCATCTGATAGAGCCTTTTAGCCCAATCAAATTGATCAACTAAATGCGGAACTGGAATGGTTGGAACACCTGCCCTTAAAGTTGAACATGTTGTCCCTAAACCACAATGATGTGCAATCAGGTCAACTTTTGGCAACAGAAAATGAAAAGGGTACTCTTCCATCTGGATGAAGCAACCTTCATTTGCTGCCCTGTCAATTTCCGGCGACTTTATTTCTGTTCCTACCCATATCGTGTCAAAACCAAATCTTCTCCCAGCATTTACAAATTGCATTGCTATAGATGACAGATTATTGTTTGCCCATGTAATCGAGCCAAAGCTGACTAATAACTTTTTGGTATTTCTATGTAAAAAAGCGTCCAATTCCTCTGACAAAATGGGTGAATCATAATCAGGAAACCAATAATCAGATTGAAATACAGAAGCCTCAAAATCATGCACTGGTGTTAGCAAAGTTGGAATAGGAAGTAAAAAAGGTTTAGCATAAAAATTATCCATTGATATGGATGCACCACCAAACTGAGTACGAAACTCATTATAAGGTTTGAAAATCAATTGTTTTAAAAAAATAGCTCCAATCAAATTCTTAAGGGAATTCGAAAGCTTATTTTGAGTAAGTCTTGCCAAGCTAGGATTAAGACCTGCTCGGATGAATTTTTTATTGTGCAGATCTGCCTCAAGTTCACCAAACCATCCATGTCCAATAACGACATCATAATCAGGGACAATTTTGTTGATTTTGTAATGTGCCTTCTCCATACCATCAAACATAAGGGATATACCTTTTTTTACAGCGCTCAACCCCTGATTCTCAAGAAGCTTCGCAACAGAATCGTTTTTATCTTCACTATTATCATTGTCTATAGAAAAAAAATCTATTTTCTGGGATTGAACACGTTTTTTATGTATGTCGTTTGTGACAAGAGTTACAGGAATACTATCCTTAATTAGTGCTTGAGCTAACCCAACATAAGGTTCAATATCACCTCTTGTTCCAATTGTAAGTATTAGTACTCTCATCTACTAACCTCCTCATATCACTTATAGAATAAATCTCTAAAAAACTGAAAGTATTCATTGAGATGATGTTCAATATCCTGATCTGTGTCCAAAGTACTACTTTGGGTATCCCGAAATCGGTCAGTTAAAAGTCCGATTACTGTATATCGAATAATTGCTATCATCTTATCAATATCTACATCATCTTTGATCATATTTTTATCGATTCCCTGATTATACAGCTTTTTGCTGATATCTTGACTGATATCATCCGCATATTTTGTTATTGTCGCGTTGGAAAGCTTTAATAAATGTTTTTGATAGAATTCAAAGATGTATGGATACTCCTTCGTGGCGTGCAATATTGATAATGAAATTTCCCGTTCCCTATTGATTATATCGCCATCATTCCAATCAATACTGTTTTTTATATCGTGAATAATTACTTTAATTGAATAGTAGACCAAAAAATCAAATACCTCTTGTTTATCCTTAAAATAATGATATAAAAGTCCTCTAGATATACCCGCTCGTTTAACAATCATATTGGTTGAGGCTTTATCAATCTCATTTCTGCTATACACCTCAAATCCGGCTTTGATGATTCGCTTCACTTTTTCATTTTCAGTATCAATATGTTTAAAATTTATATTATTCATTTGTAACTCCTTATCTCTTACCATTGACAACTTCTGTCTATACCATTATTATAAAGATACCGTCAGAAGTTGTCAATGGTAATTCAGTATTTTTTTCCTTGAACCCGTCGCGCTTTTTCTTCTCCTAAAAGTCAAACAGTTTCCCGGCATTCACCGCTTCAGAATCCGGCATTTGCTGCAAGAGCTCAGATATTCGTAAACAAAAGAAAACAAGCGTCCCCCCTAATTATTGGTAATCGCTTGGGTTTGTTACTGCTATTAAAATGGTTTCAGAAAGCGTGGAAAATAGTGGAATGCATGAGGATATTCTTGTTTATGGGATTATTTCTTTTTAGCCATTTCGCTCCATATGGATGCCACAATCACGTAGATAACCAAAAAGATTGCAAATATAATCGTCACCTTCGGCATCCATGATAAATTGAATAATTCCCCGATCAATATTGAAAAGAACATAATAGCTATACCTAAATAAACTGTTGCAACAAATAGATATTCAGTCTTTGTTTTCATTTTCTTCCGTTCTTCTGGATTTACTAAAAAATACATTGTTGTTAATAATGGACCTTTCTGTTGAAAAGCAAAAATTGAATACACCAAACAGACAAAGCCAATGATTGCAACTACTATCATTTGATATAGCTCCTATCTTTAATTTTAACGTATCTTAGTTTACGCTACTGACAACCAAAAAAAAAGTTATCAAAATCCTTCACATTTCATTTTACCACCTTTCCCATTGGCCCCGTGTTTACGTGATTGGCTGCAGGAAATTATATTCGATGTATATCATTGAAATTATTATACATCATTCCCTTCGTCTAAACAATTAATACCCACAGTTTTTTGCTTGAGCCCCATTAGACAGTACTGCCCTTTAGTTTATTAACCTCTTCTTCAATTCTTTTCTTATTTATCCGTTGAAAAAGTATTTCCACCTGATTGACCGGCTGCAGTGGAGAAACTGCCGTATACTGCCAGGTATTTTCAGGGATACTCAGAAACTCCCTTATCTTTTTGGAGCTAAAAGGGATGAAGGGAGACAGCAGATTAGATAAATTGGCAATAATCTGAACGCAGGTGTAAATAGTGTCCGCACAATCTGATGGATTCTGCTTTATTGTAACCCACGGCTGGCGCTCATCAAAATATTTATTTGATTTCCTTATGAATTGAAAGATCTGCTCTAACGCACCCTTGAACTCCCCCGATTCAATTTTGTTTCCTGTCTGTCTGTACAGTACATCAATCTGGCTGTGTATTTCTTTATTGACAGTTCCTTCAGGAACCTTTCCTTCAAAAGATTTATGAATAAAGACCAGGCTCCTGTTGACCAGGTTTCCAAATGCCCCTAACAATTCCCCGTTATGGCTGTAAATAAACTCCCGCCATGAAAAATCAGAATCGCGTTTTTCTGGCCCGTTTATAGTAAGGTAGTAACGAATCGAGTCAGGATGATAATTCTGTAAGATATATGGGACCCAGACTGCCCAATTACTGCTGGTTGATAATTTTCTTCCTTCAATAGTCAGATATTCACTAGAAATTATCTGGTCAGGAACATGCAGATCATCATACCCCTTGAGTAAGGCAGGTAATATTAACGTGTGAAAAGGAATATTGTCTTTACCATGTACATAAAAGGCGGTCACATCTCCCCTCCAGTACGTTTCCCAAGGGACGCCCTTGAGTTCACACCATCTCCTGGCTGCAGTAAAATAGCCCCATACTGCTTCAATCCACACATAAATTTTCTTTCCTTCAAAGCCCTTCAGGGGCACATCAATCCCCCAGGTTAAGTCTCTAGTCACTGCACGGTCCTGTAACCCTTCCCTCAGGTACCGCTTTGTCAGCTGGAGGGCATTCTCTCTCCAGTCATCATGACTGTTCAGATATTCTTCCAGGTCCCGTTGAAATTTTGACAAAGCCAAATAAAAGTGCTCCGTATCTCTAACCGATGGTGAACTCCCGCACAGGCTGCATTTCTTATCTTTCAAATCTATGGGGTCCAGGATTGCGGAGCAGTTATCACACTGGTCTCCCCGGGCTTGGTTGAAGCAGTATGGGCATATGCCTTCCACAAATCGATCGGGTAAAAACTGCTCACAGGTTATACAATAAGTCTGCTTTATTGTTTTGGGGTAAATTAAGCCCTTTTCAAGCAGGGTTAAAAACAGTTGTTGAACCAGCCGGTGATGATATTCCTGGTCGGTGCGGGTATATAAATCATAAGAAAATCCCAGCTTTTGAAAGCATTCAACAAATTCTTCATGGTAGCGGTCTGCGATTTCTTTTGGGGATACCTTTTCCTGCCTGGCCCGTATGGCTATAGGAGTGCCGTGGCAGTCACTTCCGGACACATACAATATGTTTTTGCCAGTTAGACGGTAATACCTGGCCAGAATGTCTCCCGGAAGCAGTGCGGCGATGTGTCCCAGATGAAGGGAACCATTTGCATAAGGCCAGGCTCCACCGATTAATATATTCATACTATTCACCTCTCAAATATATTTTTGAACAATAAAAAACTCTCGTCTCTTAGAAAAATCTAAGGGACGAGAGCAGATTCCCGTGTTACCACCCCATTTTACCAATACCTCACGGCATTGACCTCTTCGAGTACGACACATAAACAATGTGTTTATACTCTAGCACTATAACGGGTGCGAGAGAGACCGGCACAGCCTACGCCCGTAAAAAGGGTTCGAAGTGCAACTCAGAGGCCATGTTCAAAAGAATACTCTTTACCCCATTTCAGCAGGCCGGGGCTCTCTGTAAAAGAAATCCTCTTCTTACTCTTCCTCTTCATCGTTTTTAAACATTATTGATTTCTTTAGTATAGTATTGCTAAGTTATAATGTCAACATTTATCTGATTTTTTTATAATTGTACCTTCCAGTAACTTTTTTTGTTGTTTTTTTTAATTTATTCTTTTTTTAGAATAGTCAATTTTCAGGTTCATGGCGAATTTTTTGGACGAGAATTTGCTGAAAAAGTTCAATTTCTTCAAAGATAGGGCTGTGGGCTGAATTTTCAAACCATATGAGTTCCTTGGAAGGGGCTTTTAAATGATGGTAGTATTCTTCCACTAGTTCAAAGGGTGCGATATAATCGTGCCTGCCTGTAATAAAGTAGACAGGAATCTCCACCTCAGTGACCTGTTCCATGAGGTTTACCGTTAACAGTTCATCCCATAGATAGTATACCGAGGACTGATTGCCCCGCTTAAGGTTAAAGAAATCTATGATGCTGTATTCCGGAGCAAAGAGGTTTAATGAGTCCGAAAACAGATTCTTATTATTGTGTACATTACCGCCGTAATATGAGAGCCATTTACGTTGAACCAGTAGTTTGTCCCAAAATGTATCGTCAAATTCATAAGGAGCAGCACCGGCTGCCCTCAGCTCTTCTACAGCCTTGTTATTATTGTCAGCGTAAGCTGACTCCAAAGTGTAGTGGTAGGATATGGCTTCCCCCTTTGCAGGATTGACTACCTGGGCAGTGCCAAAATAGGCATGGTATAGTTCAGGACGCTGGTAAACTGCTTTCATCCCGATAATAGTGCCCCAGGAGTGGCCCATGAGATATATTTTGTCTGTTTCGAAACGTTCAATTAAAAGCAGGGTCAGCTGGTGTGTGTCTGAGACGAACTGGTCAATAGTAAAAGAATCTTCAGGGATACGGACAGAATATGATTTGCCGGCACCTCTCTGATCCCAGTTGACCAGTGTGAAATGCTCCTCCAACTCCCGGTGAAAATGCCGCAAATTAGGCAGGGCAGAACCTCCAGGTCCACCGTGGAGGAAAAGAAGCACAGGATTTTGGGTATTAGTTCCTCGAATAGATATCCACTGTTCAACCTCACCCAGGACGACTGGCTCCAGAGTTTCAATACCGTTGACGGTATCGATGGCAAAGGCCCTGCGAACCTGGTGTTTTTCATAAGATATATAAAGAAGGCCTGTTCCTATTAATATAACCGACAGGGTGGTAATGAAGATAATAATGTATTGAAGAATCTTCTTTGTTTTCTGCATTGTTTAGTTCTCCCTGTTCTCAGAATTAAATGTTAACAATCACATTTTAATTTGTCTGATAAAGGCCTTTATCTCATCAACTATAGTATCCGCTTTTTTATGATGAAGATAATGACCACAGTCAAGGTATTTGTATTTTCCCACATCAATCTTCAGCACATAGTTAGACAGCAATTCTCTCCAATTAGTCCCTGGAACTTCTTTACCGTCAGAGATAAAAAAGTATATAGGCGTATGAATTGGAATTTTATTGGCTTGTACTTTTTTTGCATTGTCCAACAAAAAGTCAATTTCGCTTAACATGTTTTTGGAATAGGCACTTTTATAAAGTATTGCCATGTACTGTTCTTAATCTTCGTTGGTCAGGTCTTTAGATTTCATTAGGGGGAAAGTCTTTTCTACTTCAGACTCAGGCATGAATCGGGATAAACCCATTCTTGATACTAAATACATGAAATATAATTGAGTTTTGTGAGGCATTTGTAGAGATTGGTCAACAAAATCAGGAACCGTTGGATCAAGCCCAATGATTGCTTTTACCTCATAGGGATATTTCTGTGCCCAGTATATTGCTTCTAAACCCGACATTGAGTGAGGAACCAGTACATATGGCTCTTTTTCTCCGGCAAATTCCAGAGCTTGCCTGGTTTCTTTAAGCATGGTATCAATATCTCTTGGGCTTGATGACGTTTCACTCCAACCATAACCCGCCTTTTCTACTACAGCAATTCGATATTCATCCACCATTCTCATCCATAAAGGTTTAAAATCTATAGTTGGATTGGTGGTCCCATGACCAGACATGAAGATCAATGTATTATCCCCGTGACCGTCTACATAGATATGAGTTTTGTGATTCTTTACTTTGACTAGCTTCCCTGGTGGCGGATATTTTTTGGCTTCTTTTCGCAGTTGGTAGTTATGATTTATGGTAGAAGTGACCAGGAGAATTCCTATCAAGCCACATACAATTAAAAGAA contains:
- a CDS encoding alpha/beta fold hydrolase, which translates into the protein MQKTKKILQYIIIFITTLSVILIGTGLLYISYEKHQVRRAFAIDTVNGIETLEPVVLGEVEQWISIRGTNTQNPVLLFLHGGPGGSALPNLRHFHRELEEHFTLVNWDQRGAGKSYSVRIPEDSFTIDQFVSDTHQLTLLLIERFETDKIYLMGHSWGTIIGMKAVYQRPELYHAYFGTAQVVNPAKGEAISYHYTLESAYADNNNKAVEELRAAGAAPYEFDDTFWDKLLVQRKWLSYYGGNVHNNKNLFSDSLNLFAPEYSIIDFFNLKRGNQSSVYYLWDELLTVNLMEQVTEVEIPVYFITGRHDYIAPFELVEEYYHHLKAPSKELIWFENSAHSPIFEEIELFQQILVQKIRHEPEN
- a CDS encoding alpha/beta fold hydrolase is translated as MNILEIIFIILLIVCGLIGILLVTSTINHNYQLRKEAKKYPPPGKLVKVKNHKTHIYVDGHGDNTLIFMSGHGTTNPTIDFKPLWMRMVDEYRIAVVEKAGYGWSETSSSPRDIDTMLKETRQALEFAGEKEPYVLVPHSMSGLEAIYWAQKYPYEVKAIIGLDPTVPDFVDQSLQMPHKTQLYFMYLVSRMGLSRFMPESEVEKTFPLMKSKDLTNED